One part of the Symphalangus syndactylus isolate Jambi chromosome 1, NHGRI_mSymSyn1-v2.1_pri, whole genome shotgun sequence genome encodes these proteins:
- the CABYR gene encoding calcium-binding tyrosine phosphorylation-regulated protein isoform X3, whose translation MEKSTDTDEDNVTRTEYSDKTTQFPSVYAEPGTEQTEAVGDLSSKPATPKTTTPPSSPPPTAVLPEFAYVPADPAQLAAQMLGKVSSIHSDQSDVLMVDVATSMPVVIKEVPSSEAAEDVMVAAPLVCSGKVLEVQVVSQTSVHVDLGSQPKENEAEPSTASSVPLQDEQEPPAYDQAPEVTLQADIEVMSTVHISSVYNDVPVTEGVVYIEQLPEQIVIPFTDQVACLKENEQSKENEQSPPVSPKSVVEKTTSGMSKKSVESVKLAQLEENANYSSVYMEAEATALLSDTSLKGQPEVPAQLLDAEGAIKIGSEKSLHLEVEITSIVSDNTGQEESGENSVLQEIEGKPVLSGEAAEAVHSGTSVKSSSGPFPPAPEGLTAPEIEPEGEATAE comes from the coding sequence ATGGAAAAATCTACAGACACAGACGAGGACAATGTAACCAGAACCGAATATAGTGACAAAACCACCCAGTTTCCATCAGTTTATGCTGAGCCAGGCACTGAGCAAACAGAAGCAGTTGGTGATCTTTCTTCCAAACCAGCCACCCCTAAGACTACTACCCCACCCTCATCACCACCTCCAACAGCTGTCTTACCAGAGTTTGCCTACGTCCCAGCTGACCCAGCTCAGCTTGCTGCTCAGATGTTAGGTAAAGTTTCATCTATTCATTCTGATCAATCTGATGTTTTAATGGTGGATGTGGCAACCAGTATGCCTGTTGTTATCAAGGAGGTGCCAAGCTCAGAGGCTGCTGAAGATGTCATGGTGGCTGCTCCTCTTGTGTGTTCTGGAAAGGTGCTAGAAGTGCAGGTTGTGAGCCAAACATCTGTCCATGTAGATTTGGGTTCTCAACCTAAAGAAAATGAGGCTGAACCATCAACGGCTTCCTCAGTCCCCTTGCAGGATGAACAAGAACCTCCTGCTTATGATCAAGCTCCTGAGGTCACTTTGCAGGCTGACATTGAGGTTATGTCAACTGTTCATATATCATCTGTCTATAACGATGTGCCTGTGACTGAAGGAGTTGTTTATATCGAGCAACTGCCAGAACAAATAGTTATCCCTTTTACTGATCAAGTTGCTTGTCTTAAAGAAAATGAGCAGTCAAAAGAAAATGAGCAGTCACCACCAGTTAGTCCCAAATCTGTAGTAGAAAAGACCACCTCTGGCATGTCTAAAAAATCTGTAGAGTCTGTAAAACTTGCACAGTTGGAGGAGAATGCAAACTATTCCTCCGTATATATGGAGGCAGAAGCAACAGCTCTGCTCTCTGACACATCTTTGAAAGGTCAGCCTGAGGTACCTGCACAACTCCTGGATGCAGAGGGCGCTATCAAAATAGGCTCTGAAAAATCTCTGCACCTTGAAGTGGAGATCACTTCAATAGTCTCTGACAATACTGGGCAGGAGGAGTCTGGGGAAAATTCTGTACTTCAGGAGATAGAAGGCAAACCTGTGCTCTCTGGGGAAGCTGCAGAAGCAGTGCACTCAGGTACATCTGTAAAGTCATCTAGTGGCCCCTTCCCTCCTGCTCCAGAAGGCCTTACTGCACCAGAAATTGAACCAGAAGGGGAAGCAACAGCTGAATAA
- the CABYR gene encoding calcium-binding tyrosine phosphorylation-regulated protein isoform X2: MISSKPRLVVPYGLKTLLEGISRAVLKTNPSNINQFAAAYFQELTMYRVEKWSEGTTPQKKLECLKEPGKTSVESKVPTQMEKSTDTDEDNVTRTEYSDKTTQFPSVYAEPGTEQTEAVGDLSSKPATPKTTTPPSSPPPTAVLPEFAYVPADPAQLAAQMLGKVSSIHSDQSDVLMVDVATSMPVVIKEVPSSEAAEDVMVAAPLVCSGKVLEVQVVSQTSVHVDLGSQPKENEAEPSTASSVPLQDEQEPPAYDQAPEVTLQADIEVMSTVHISSVYNDVPVTEGVVYIEQLPEQIVIPFTDQVACLKENEQSKENEQSPPVSPKSVVEKTTSGMSKKSVESVKLAQLEENANYSSVYMEAEATALLSDTSLKGQPEVPAQLLDAEGAIKIGSEKSLHLEVEITSIVSDNTGQEESGENSVLQEIEGKPVLSGEAAEAVHSGTSVKSSSGPFPPAPEGLTAPEIEPEGEATAE; this comes from the coding sequence tagagaaatGGTCAGAAGGAACGACACCACAGAAGAAATTAGAATGTTTAAAAGAACCAGGAAAAACATCTGTAGAATCTAAAGTACCTACCCAGATGGAAAAATCTACAGACACAGACGAGGACAATGTAACCAGAACCGAATATAGTGACAAAACCACCCAGTTTCCATCAGTTTATGCTGAGCCAGGCACTGAGCAAACAGAAGCAGTTGGTGATCTTTCTTCCAAACCAGCCACCCCTAAGACTACTACCCCACCCTCATCACCACCTCCAACAGCTGTCTTACCAGAGTTTGCCTACGTCCCAGCTGACCCAGCTCAGCTTGCTGCTCAGATGTTAGGTAAAGTTTCATCTATTCATTCTGATCAATCTGATGTTTTAATGGTGGATGTGGCAACCAGTATGCCTGTTGTTATCAAGGAGGTGCCAAGCTCAGAGGCTGCTGAAGATGTCATGGTGGCTGCTCCTCTTGTGTGTTCTGGAAAGGTGCTAGAAGTGCAGGTTGTGAGCCAAACATCTGTCCATGTAGATTTGGGTTCTCAACCTAAAGAAAATGAGGCTGAACCATCAACGGCTTCCTCAGTCCCCTTGCAGGATGAACAAGAACCTCCTGCTTATGATCAAGCTCCTGAGGTCACTTTGCAGGCTGACATTGAGGTTATGTCAACTGTTCATATATCATCTGTCTATAACGATGTGCCTGTGACTGAAGGAGTTGTTTATATCGAGCAACTGCCAGAACAAATAGTTATCCCTTTTACTGATCAAGTTGCTTGTCTTAAAGAAAATGAGCAGTCAAAAGAAAATGAGCAGTCACCACCAGTTAGTCCCAAATCTGTAGTAGAAAAGACCACCTCTGGCATGTCTAAAAAATCTGTAGAGTCTGTAAAACTTGCACAGTTGGAGGAGAATGCAAACTATTCCTCCGTATATATGGAGGCAGAAGCAACAGCTCTGCTCTCTGACACATCTTTGAAAGGTCAGCCTGAGGTACCTGCACAACTCCTGGATGCAGAGGGCGCTATCAAAATAGGCTCTGAAAAATCTCTGCACCTTGAAGTGGAGATCACTTCAATAGTCTCTGACAATACTGGGCAGGAGGAGTCTGGGGAAAATTCTGTACTTCAGGAGATAGAAGGCAAACCTGTGCTCTCTGGGGAAGCTGCAGAAGCAGTGCACTCAGGTACATCTGTAAAGTCATCTAGTGGCCCCTTCCCTCCTGCTCCAGAAGGCCTTACTGCACCAGAAATTGAACCAGAAGGGGAAGCAACAGCTGAATAA